The following are from one region of the Candidatus Methylomirabilota bacterium genome:
- the rpmE gene encoding 50S ribosomal protein L31 encodes MKAGIHPEYVETTITCACGEVIHTRSTRADIRVEICSKCHPFYTGKQKIVDTAGRVERFQRKYKRQAAPTS; translated from the coding sequence GTGAAGGCTGGCATTCATCCGGAGTACGTCGAGACCACGATCACGTGCGCCTGCGGGGAGGTCATTCACACCCGCTCCACCAGGGCCGACATCCGCGTGGAGATCTGCTCCAAGTGCCATCCTTTCTATACCGGCAAACAGAAGATCGTGGACACCGCGGGCCGGGTCGAGCGCTTCCAGCGCAAGTACAAGCGACAGGCTGCGCCGACCAGCTGA